The Phoenix dactylifera cultivar Barhee BC4 unplaced genomic scaffold, palm_55x_up_171113_PBpolish2nd_filt_p 000467F, whole genome shotgun sequence genome has a segment encoding these proteins:
- the LOC120106115 gene encoding receptor-like protein EIX2, with the protein MGDTFCGIKMEDTFCPASDIYKEIHLLHLTTTKFMDLKGTQLLLLFFAFLCSQVRKLNGDLIPGCMLSERNALLGFKEGLKDPANRLSSWVGEDCCRWEAVACDNRTGHVIKLDLQNPHQFSVTGDLLLYNKWSLGGELRPSLLGLKHLNYLDLSMNNFGGLRIPEFVGSFRQLKYLNLSNAGLGGLIPHQLGNLSSLQYLDLYNGFDLSIDNALWISHLSSLRYLNMTGVEYGDGAHWLQALNMLPSIVEFLEGKIPVALGGLCKLKHLGLSGINISKNLHELDEVFSGCIKNGLQTLYMWDTQLSGYLPDCLGDFRKLKSLHLGSNSISGPIPASIGRLSALQDLDLWNNKLNGTIPENLGRLTKLVSLDLSSNFLEGVMSEERNSLSGSIPPSICLLPYLESLHLSNNNRSGGLPLSLKGCRSLVTLDLGQNGFSGVIPTWIGESLLSLKILRLRSNKLVGNIPPNLSTLSAPQILDLANNNLSEIIPSGFGNFTAMKVLRKTYGPILSYYKHYENLQVTIKGTDIEYAIFLSLVIAMDLSDNNLSGKIPEELTNLFGLVSLNLSGNHLTGEIPEKIGALRQLESLDLSRNNLFGGIPSSMIFLTFLSYLNLSYNNFSGRVPTGNQLQTFTDPSIYAGNPSLCGFPLTQKCKDAETNEVPNAPEGDEQNDNAMNEDGSEMKWLYMSMGLRYAIGLWAIFGPLLFNRKWREAYFQLIDYVYDMVYAALAVIFTRFKEHIIAA; encoded by the exons ATGGGAGATACTTTCTGTGGTATCAAAATGGAAGATACTTTCTGCCCTGCTTCAGATATTTATAAAGAGATCCATCTACTTCATCTTACAACAACTAAATTCATGGATCTAAAAGGAACCCAACTTCTACTTTTGTTCTTTGCTTTTCTGTGCTCTCAAGTGAGAAAACTCAATGGAGATTTAATCCCAGGCTGCATGCTGAGTGAAAGGAATGCTCTTCTTGGGTTCAAAGAAGGCCTCAAAGATCCCGCCAACAGGCTATCTTCTTGGGTGGGTGAGGACTGCTGCAGATGGGAAGCCGTGGCTTGTGACAACCGGACTGGCCACGTTATCAAGCTAGACCTCCAAAACCCACACCAATTCTCAGTCACTGGCGATCTGCTTCTTTACAACAAGTGGTCCTTGGGAGGTGAGTTGAGGCCTTCCTTACTTGGTCTGAAGCACCTGAATTACCTTGACTTGAGCATGAACAACTTTGGAGGACTTCGCATCCCCGAATTCGTGGGCTCATTCCGTCAGCTCAAATATCTTAACCTCTCCAATGCTGGTTTGGGTGGACTGATCCCACACCAGCTTGGGAATCTATCGAGCCTCCAATATCTTGATCTCTACAATGGTTTTGATCTCAGCATTGATAATGCCCTCTGGATTTCTCATCTTTCTTCCCTACGATATCTGAATATGACGGGTGTGGAATACGGAGATGGTGCTCACTGGCTGCAAGCACTAAACATGCTCCCTTCTATTGTTGAG TTTCTTGAAGGCAAAATTCCCGTTGCACTTGGGGGTCTGTGTAAGCTGAAGCATTTGGGATTGTCAGGCATTAATATCAGCAAAAATTTgcatgaacttgatgaagtttttAGTGGATGCATCAAAAACGGCTTACAGACTCTGTATATGTGGGACACCCAGCTTAGCGGTTATTTGCCAGACTGCTTGGGGGACTTCAGAAAGCTCAAATCTCTCCATTTGGGTTCCAACTCAATTTCTGGTCCTATTCCTGCATCCATTGGAAGACTGTCGGCACTTCAAGATTTGGATCTTTGGAATAATAAATTGAATGGGACTATCCCAGAAAATCTTGGAAGGCTTACGAAGCTAGTTTCATTAGACCTCAGCTCGAACTTTTTGGAGGGTGTCATGTCTGAAGAACG CAATAGTCTATCTGGAAGCATTCCTCCATCAATCTGTTTATTACCATATCTCGAGTCATTGCATTTGAGTAATAATAATCGATCAGGAGGACTCCCTTTATCCCTGAAAGGTTGTAGGAGCTTAGTTACTCTTGATCTTGGACAGAATGGATTCAGTGGTGTGATACCTACTTGGATAGGAGAAAGTTTGTTGTCATTGAAGATCCTTCGCTTGCGATCAAACAAGCTTGTTGGAAATATTCCTCCTAACTTATCAACACTAAGTGCTCCTCAAATCCTAGATCTTGCTAATAACAATTTATCAGAAATCATTCCTTCAGGCTTTGGGAACTTCACCGCCATGAAAGTGTTACGGAAGACATATGGGCCCATTTTAAGTTATTATAAACACTATGAAAATTTGCAAGTGACCATAAAAGGAACAGACATTGAGTATGCCATATTCCTTTCACTTGTGATCGCTATGGACCTTTCAGACAATAACTTGTCTGGTAAGATACCAGAAGAACTTACCAACCTTTTTGGACTCGTGAGCTTAAATTTGTCTGGAAATCATCTAACAGGAGAGATCCCAGAAAAGATCGGTGCACTGCGACAACTGGAGTCACTCGACTTATCAAGAAACAACCTTTTCGGTGGAATTCCTTCAAGCATGATTTTCCTAACATTTTTGAGTTACTTGAACTTGTCATATAATAACTTCTCAGGAAGAGTTCCAACAGGTAATCAGCTTCAAACCTTCACAGACCCGTCTATCTATGCTGGTAATCCTAGTCTTTGTGGGTTCCCATTAACTCAAAAATGCAAAGATGCCGAGACAAACGAAGTTCCAAATGCTCCTGAAGGGGATGAACAAAATGACAATGCCATGAATGAAGACGGATCTGAAATGAAGTGGTTGTATATGAGTATGGGGCTAAGATACGCCATAGGTTTATGGGCTATTTTTGGTCCATTGTTATTCAACAGGAAATGGAGAGAAGCCTATTTTCAACTTATAGATTATGTTTATGATATGGTATATGCCGCCCTTGCAGTGATTTTCACCAGGTTTAAAGAGCACATCATTGCAGCATGA